A region from the Curtobacterium sp. MCBA15_012 genome encodes:
- the hemC gene encoding hydroxymethylbilane synthase — MTDPDRTAPEPADGPASAAAPTDGPVPIRLGTRASRLAVAQSQDVADRLAKAAGRPVELVTVTSEGDVNRASLASLGGTGVFASALREALVAGEVDVLVHSLKDLPTAPYDGLTIASVPKRADARDVLVARNAGTIDTLPEGAKVGTGSPRRVAQLRAKRPDLDVVDIRGNIDTRLGRVDDDLDAVVLAAAGLGRIDRLDAATELLDLGFWPSAPGQGALAVEIRSDETDKGLLAALRKLDHAPTRLTVTAEREVLAKLEAGCSAPIGATAVVDAELLLVSATVYRPDGAEYRTASHAAHLDGSAQDRLDEALAVAGRVAAELLENGAAELADLASTVSDAPADGEHSAGPGLATPAE; from the coding sequence GTGACGGACCCGGACCGCACAGCGCCCGAGCCCGCCGACGGCCCGGCGTCGGCGGCAGCGCCGACCGACGGCCCGGTGCCGATCCGGCTCGGCACCCGTGCCAGCCGGCTCGCGGTCGCGCAGTCGCAGGACGTCGCCGACCGCCTGGCGAAGGCGGCCGGCCGTCCGGTCGAGCTCGTGACCGTGACGAGCGAGGGCGACGTGAACCGTGCGTCGCTCGCGAGCCTCGGCGGGACGGGCGTGTTCGCCAGTGCCCTGCGCGAGGCGCTCGTCGCGGGCGAGGTCGACGTGCTCGTGCACTCGCTCAAGGACCTCCCGACCGCGCCGTACGACGGGCTGACGATCGCGTCGGTGCCGAAGCGCGCCGACGCCCGTGACGTCCTCGTCGCGCGGAACGCCGGGACGATCGACACGCTCCCCGAGGGCGCGAAGGTCGGCACCGGGTCCCCGCGTCGGGTCGCGCAGCTCAGGGCGAAGCGTCCCGACCTCGACGTCGTCGACATCCGCGGCAACATCGACACCCGGCTCGGTCGGGTGGACGACGACCTCGACGCGGTCGTGCTCGCCGCCGCCGGTCTCGGCCGGATCGACCGGCTCGACGCCGCGACCGAGCTGCTCGACCTGGGCTTCTGGCCGAGCGCCCCCGGTCAGGGCGCGCTCGCGGTCGAGATCCGCAGCGACGAGACCGACAAGGGGCTCCTCGCGGCGCTCCGGAAGCTCGACCACGCCCCGACGCGCCTCACGGTGACGGCCGAGCGCGAGGTCCTCGCCAAGCTCGAGGCGGGCTGCTCCGCTCCGATCGGTGCGACCGCGGTCGTGGACGCCGAGCTCCTGCTCGTCTCCGCGACGGTCTACCGCCCCGACGGCGCCGAGTACCGCACCGCGTCGCACGCCGCGCACCTCGACGGCTCCGCGCAGGACCGCCTCGACGAGGCCCTCGCCGTCGCCGGACGCGTGGCGGCCGAGCTGCTCGAGAACGGCGCCGCCGAGCTCGCGGACCTGGCATCCACGGTGTCCGACGCCCCCGCCGACGGCGAGCACTCGGCGGGCCCCGGCCTGGCGACACCCGCCGAGTAG
- a CDS encoding uroporphyrinogen-III synthase, whose translation MAQAARSRGLEPVVVPLITDAPPADPAALDAALARLGAVPAAPAGEASGQRADGPRDDPAGRRDAPPTDRSGPDRVATGAPWLVVTSATAVRVVAGRVPRLPAGVRVACVGAATARAARAAGWPVDLVPEDESAAGLVAAFPADAGPVLTPRSEIAAPTLVDGLRARGLAVSEVVAYRTVGTGDDPLVLTPPPDAVLVTSGSVADQVVRRMTPLDPRTRIACIGPSTADAARAAGLPVHVVARSRSAEALLDAVVETLHPNPRTGRSS comes from the coding sequence GTGGCTCAGGCCGCCCGGTCCCGCGGACTCGAGCCGGTCGTCGTCCCGCTCATCACCGACGCACCGCCCGCCGACCCGGCAGCGCTCGACGCGGCGCTCGCCCGCCTCGGGGCAGTACCGGCCGCGCCCGCTGGCGAGGCCAGCGGACAGCGCGCTGACGGACCGCGCGACGACCCGGCCGGGAGGCGCGACGCGCCACCCACGGACCGCAGCGGACCCGACAGGGTCGCCACCGGTGCCCCCTGGCTCGTGGTGACCAGCGCGACGGCCGTGCGCGTGGTCGCCGGACGCGTGCCGCGCCTCCCGGCCGGGGTCCGCGTGGCCTGCGTCGGCGCGGCGACCGCACGGGCCGCCCGCGCGGCGGGCTGGCCCGTCGACCTGGTGCCCGAGGACGAGTCCGCGGCCGGCCTCGTCGCCGCGTTCCCCGCCGACGCCGGACCCGTCCTGACCCCCCGGTCGGAGATCGCCGCGCCGACGCTCGTCGACGGCCTGCGCGCCCGCGGCCTCGCCGTGTCGGAGGTGGTCGCGTACCGTACCGTGGGGACGGGGGACGACCCGCTCGTCCTCACCCCACCACCGGACGCCGTGCTCGTGACGAGCGGGAGCGTCGCCGACCAGGTCGTCCGCCGGATGACCCCCCTCGACCCGCGCACGCGCATCGCGTGCATCGGACCGTCCACCGCCGACGCCGCGCGTGCCGCCGGACTGCCCGTGCACGTCGTCGCCCGCAGCCGGTCCGCCGAAGCCCTCCTCGACGCCGTCGTCGAGACCCTCCACCCGAACCCCAGAACAGGAAGGTCATCGTGA
- the hemB gene encoding porphobilinogen synthase, translating into MTGRFPQVRPRRLRATPAMRRLVAETRLHPAELVLPMFIREGATDAIDISSMPGVQQHSLDSFRRALTEAAEQGVGGVNLFGVPTAKDAVGSGATDPDGILNVAIRIAKEEVGDALVVQSDLCLDEFTDHGHCGVLAADGSVDNDGTLLRYRDMAVAQAEAGAELVCMSGMMDGQIAAARDALDTAGHSGTALLAYSAKYASAFYGPFREAVASTLQGDRRTYQIDAADGRQGLREVLLDIEEGADIVMVKPAMSYLDVLARTADVSEVPVWAYQISGEYAMITAAAQNGWIDRDAAAMEALVGIKRAGADAILTYFAVDIARKLNQEAGLRTSGSTAAVSGVASTGKAPE; encoded by the coding sequence GTGACCGGACGCTTCCCCCAGGTCCGCCCCCGTCGGCTCCGCGCCACCCCCGCCATGCGGCGGCTGGTCGCCGAGACGCGGCTCCACCCCGCGGAGCTCGTGCTGCCGATGTTCATCCGCGAGGGGGCGACCGACGCGATCGACATCTCGAGCATGCCGGGCGTGCAGCAGCACTCCCTCGACTCGTTCCGCCGAGCGCTCACCGAGGCCGCGGAGCAGGGCGTCGGTGGCGTGAACCTGTTCGGCGTGCCCACCGCGAAGGACGCAGTGGGCTCCGGCGCGACCGACCCGGACGGCATCCTCAACGTCGCGATCCGGATCGCGAAGGAAGAGGTCGGCGACGCCCTCGTCGTGCAGTCCGACCTGTGCCTCGACGAGTTCACCGACCACGGCCACTGCGGTGTCCTGGCGGCCGACGGCTCGGTCGACAACGACGGCACGCTCCTGCGCTACCGGGACATGGCCGTCGCCCAGGCCGAGGCCGGCGCCGAGCTCGTCTGCATGAGCGGCATGATGGACGGTCAGATCGCCGCCGCCCGCGACGCCCTCGACACCGCCGGGCACAGCGGCACCGCACTGCTCGCGTACTCCGCCAAGTACGCGTCGGCGTTCTACGGCCCCTTCCGCGAGGCCGTCGCGTCCACGCTGCAGGGCGACCGCCGCACGTACCAGATCGACGCCGCCGACGGACGGCAGGGTCTCCGCGAGGTCCTGCTCGACATCGAGGAGGGCGCCGACATCGTCATGGTGAAGCCCGCGATGAGCTACCTCGACGTGCTCGCCCGCACCGCCGACGTCTCCGAGGTCCCCGTGTGGGCGTACCAGATCTCGGGCGAGTACGCGATGATCACCGCGGCGGCGCAGAACGGCTGGATCGACCGCGACGCCGCGGCGATGGAGGCCCTCGTCGGCATCAAGCGTGCCGGTGCGGACGCGATCCTCACCTACTTCGCGGTGGACATCGCGCGGAAGCTCAACCAGGAGGCCGGCCTGCGCACGTCCGGCAGCACCGCGGCGGTGTCCGGCGTCGCCTCGACCGGGAAGGCCCCCGAATGA
- the hemL gene encoding glutamate-1-semialdehyde 2,1-aminomutase, protein MTTSTSTSTATTNDELFGRAKASIPGGVNSPVRAYGSVGGTPRFLTAAKGAYVTDAEGREYVDLVASWGPAILGHAHPGTVEAVQQAAARGLSFGASTPGETELAELVRERVQVDGDGPIEKLRMVSTGTEATMTAIRLARGYTGRDLLVKFAGHYHGHSDSLLAEAGSGVATLALPGSAGITAETAAQTLVLPYNDLDAVRAAFDEHAERIAAVIVESAAANMGVLAPEPGFNRALAEITRAQGALLIVDEVLTGFRVGPAGWWGLEAAGTVPEGTGWKPDLVTFGKVIGGGMPLAALGGRREVMDFLAPLGPVYQAGTLSGNPLAVAAGTATLRAATPEVYARLDRTAATIAEATSAALSAEGVAHTVQHAGNLFSFAFLDEAPRNYDDVRAQEAFRYAPFFHAMLDAGVTLPPSVFEAWFVTAAHDDAAVGRVLDALPAAAKAAAAATA, encoded by the coding sequence ATGACCACCAGCACCAGCACCAGCACCGCCACGACGAACGACGAGCTGTTCGGTCGCGCGAAGGCGAGCATCCCCGGGGGCGTGAACTCCCCGGTCCGCGCCTACGGCTCGGTCGGCGGGACCCCGCGGTTCCTCACCGCCGCGAAGGGCGCGTACGTGACCGACGCCGAGGGGCGCGAGTACGTCGACCTCGTCGCCTCGTGGGGCCCCGCGATCCTCGGGCACGCGCACCCGGGCACGGTCGAGGCCGTGCAGCAGGCCGCCGCCCGTGGTCTGTCGTTCGGGGCGTCCACCCCGGGCGAGACCGAGCTCGCCGAGCTCGTGCGGGAGCGCGTGCAGGTCGACGGCGACGGGCCGATCGAGAAGCTCCGCATGGTGTCGACCGGAACCGAGGCGACGATGACCGCGATCCGGCTGGCCCGCGGGTACACCGGTCGCGACCTGCTCGTGAAGTTCGCCGGGCACTACCACGGCCACTCCGACTCCCTGCTGGCCGAGGCCGGCTCGGGCGTCGCGACGCTCGCCCTCCCGGGCAGTGCCGGCATCACCGCCGAGACCGCGGCGCAGACCCTCGTGCTGCCGTACAACGACCTCGACGCCGTCCGTGCCGCGTTCGACGAGCACGCGGAGCGCATCGCCGCGGTGATCGTCGAGTCGGCCGCCGCGAACATGGGCGTGCTCGCGCCGGAGCCCGGCTTCAACCGTGCGCTCGCGGAGATCACGCGTGCGCAGGGTGCGCTGCTCATCGTCGACGAGGTCCTCACCGGCTTCCGCGTCGGCCCGGCCGGGTGGTGGGGGCTCGAGGCCGCCGGCACCGTCCCCGAGGGCACCGGGTGGAAGCCCGACCTCGTCACGTTCGGCAAGGTGATCGGCGGCGGCATGCCCCTCGCCGCGCTCGGCGGTCGCCGCGAGGTGATGGACTTCCTCGCCCCGCTCGGGCCGGTGTACCAGGCGGGCACGCTGTCCGGGAACCCGCTCGCCGTCGCCGCCGGCACCGCGACGCTCCGTGCGGCGACACCCGAGGTGTACGCGCGCCTCGACCGCACGGCGGCGACGATCGCCGAGGCGACCAGCGCAGCGCTGTCCGCCGAGGGGGTCGCCCACACCGTGCAGCACGCCGGGAACCTGTTCTCGTTCGCGTTCCTCGACGAGGCCCCGCGGAACTACGACGACGTCCGGGCGCAGGAGGCGTTCCGGTACGCGCCGTTCTTCCACGCCATGCTCGACGCCGGGGTCACCCTGCCGCCGAGCGTGTTCGAGGCGTGGTTCGTCACCGCGGCGCACGACGACGCGGCCGTGGGACGCGTGCTCGACGCGCTGCCCGCCGCCGCGAAGGCCGCGGCCGCCGCGACGGCGTAG
- a CDS encoding ABC transporter ATP-binding protein, with product MTEPRIAAAGLRVTRSGRDLLHDVDLTVRSGEHWALLGPNGAGKSTMLAVLGATSHPTAGTVEVLGRRLGRTDVRALREHIGHVDPRHRVLSPLTVLEVVLTGLTGTTDLMLRWEPTAEQLDAAHRLVADVGLVARTDARWPVLSQGERGRALIARALVAEPDLLLLDEPATGLDVAAREHLLETVDALRTRRPDLSSVMVTHHLEDLPASTSHALLLRDGAVVAQGPADAVVTSSAVSAAFAFPLTVDRVGGRWHARRAPGATRASHPSS from the coding sequence GTGACCGAACCACGCATCGCCGCCGCCGGACTCCGCGTCACCCGCTCCGGCCGGGACCTGCTGCACGACGTCGACCTCACCGTCCGCAGCGGGGAGCACTGGGCCCTGCTCGGCCCGAACGGCGCCGGGAAGTCCACGATGCTCGCGGTCCTCGGCGCCACGAGCCACCCGACGGCGGGCACCGTCGAGGTCCTCGGTCGGCGACTCGGCCGGACCGACGTCCGCGCGCTCCGCGAGCACATCGGGCACGTGGACCCACGGCACCGGGTCCTCTCGCCCCTGACCGTGCTCGAGGTCGTCCTCACCGGCCTGACCGGGACGACCGACCTCATGCTGCGCTGGGAGCCCACGGCCGAGCAGCTCGACGCCGCACACCGGCTCGTGGCCGACGTCGGGCTCGTCGCACGCACCGACGCGCGCTGGCCGGTCCTCTCGCAGGGGGAACGCGGACGGGCACTCATCGCCCGGGCCCTCGTGGCGGAGCCCGACCTGCTGCTGCTCGACGAACCCGCGACCGGGCTCGACGTCGCCGCGCGGGAGCACCTGCTCGAGACCGTCGACGCCCTGCGCACGCGACGCCCCGACCTGTCGAGCGTGATGGTCACCCACCACCTCGAGGACCTGCCGGCCTCGACCTCGCACGCGCTGCTGCTCCGCGACGGGGCCGTCGTGGCGCAGGGGCCCGCGGACGCGGTCGTCACGTCGTCCGCGGTGTCCGCAGCCTTCGCGTTCCCGCTCACCGTCGACCGTGTCGGTGGGCGCTGGCACGCACGCCGGGCGCCGGGGGCGACCCGCGCCTCCCATCCCTCGTCCTGA
- a CDS encoding GntR family transcriptional regulator: protein MPVPKSTVENSPRKLLRDVVLEKMLAAIQDGTLQAGERLNDDELVAWLGVSRTPIREAIAKLVDFGLVEMEANRYTRVASPTREQYDDAFQLLFGFAELAARWAVPALDDAALKQLGKLLDGARAHADAEDRKLNDDIDALIAFLVAHSGNELLVKTAEGIVNRAKFVRIGQPEFVFWDVKHGLDSFRAAAKARDGEAAGAVIRGMSRAMAEHLAEVRAAKA, encoded by the coding sequence ATGCCCGTGCCCAAGTCGACCGTCGAGAACTCGCCCCGCAAGCTGCTGCGCGACGTCGTGCTCGAGAAGATGCTCGCCGCGATCCAGGACGGCACCCTCCAGGCCGGTGAACGCCTCAACGACGACGAGCTGGTCGCCTGGCTCGGGGTGAGTCGCACGCCCATCCGCGAGGCGATCGCGAAGCTCGTCGACTTCGGCCTGGTCGAGATGGAGGCCAACCGCTACACCCGGGTCGCCTCCCCCACGCGCGAGCAGTACGACGACGCCTTCCAGCTGCTCTTCGGGTTCGCCGAGCTCGCCGCGCGCTGGGCGGTCCCGGCCCTCGACGACGCCGCGCTCAAGCAGCTCGGCAAGCTCCTCGACGGAGCCCGGGCGCACGCCGACGCCGAGGACCGCAAGCTCAACGACGACATCGACGCGCTGATCGCGTTCCTCGTCGCGCACTCCGGGAACGAACTGCTCGTGAAGACCGCCGAGGGCATCGTCAACCGCGCGAAGTTCGTGCGGATCGGCCAGCCCGAGTTCGTGTTCTGGGACGTCAAGCACGGGCTCGACTCGTTCCGTGCGGCCGCGAAGGCCCGTGACGGCGAGGCAGCGGGCGCCGTGATCCGCGGCATGTCCCGCGCGATGGCCGAGCACCTCGCCGAGGTCCGCGCCGCGAAGGCCTGA
- a CDS encoding MDR family oxidoreductase produces the protein MTRAVLVSRSAPPTVTQVDLPEPAEGEVLVDVTCSSVNYKDGLALAGNPGVARVDPLVPGIDVVGTVSALGPGVHDVAIGDRVVCNGAGLGETRHGGWADQAVVPSGSLVVLPDGLQDSFAAAVGTAGFTAMLSVLALERSVSPDDGPVLVTGASGGVGTVAIALLAARGYRVTASTGRREHERSLRTLGATDVVDRATIADLGRPLQRATWAGAVDSVGGATLANVLASTRWGGAVTACGLAQDSALPTTVMPFILRAVSLLGINSVEAPLALRQRAWDRIATDLDPALLADVTRTVDLERAVTVGAEVVAGRVHGRTVVDLRR, from the coding sequence ATGACGCGCGCAGTCCTCGTCTCCCGTTCCGCCCCGCCCACGGTCACGCAGGTCGACCTGCCCGAGCCCGCCGAGGGCGAGGTCCTCGTCGACGTGACGTGCTCGAGCGTCAACTACAAGGACGGCCTGGCCCTGGCCGGCAACCCCGGCGTCGCCCGCGTCGACCCGCTCGTGCCGGGCATCGACGTCGTCGGCACCGTCTCGGCGCTCGGACCGGGCGTGCACGACGTGGCGATCGGCGACCGGGTCGTGTGCAACGGCGCCGGGCTCGGCGAGACGCGCCACGGCGGCTGGGCGGACCAGGCGGTCGTCCCGAGCGGGTCGCTCGTCGTGTTGCCGGACGGCCTGCAGGACTCGTTCGCCGCGGCGGTCGGCACGGCGGGCTTCACCGCGATGCTGTCGGTCCTGGCCCTCGAGCGGTCGGTGTCGCCCGACGACGGTCCGGTGCTCGTCACGGGTGCGTCCGGCGGCGTCGGCACGGTCGCGATCGCGCTGCTCGCGGCGCGCGGCTACCGGGTGACCGCGTCGACCGGTCGGCGCGAGCACGAGCGCTCCCTGCGCACCCTCGGGGCGACCGACGTGGTGGACCGTGCGACCATCGCCGATCTCGGCAGGCCGCTGCAGCGGGCGACCTGGGCGGGCGCGGTCGACAGCGTCGGCGGTGCCACGCTCGCGAACGTGCTGGCGTCGACGCGCTGGGGCGGTGCGGTCACGGCGTGTGGCCTGGCGCAGGACTCGGCGTTGCCGACGACCGTGATGCCGTTCATCCTGCGTGCCGTGTCCCTGCTCGGCATCAACTCGGTCGAGGCCCCGCTCGCCCTCCGGCAGCGGGCGTGGGACCGCATCGCGACCGACCTCGACCCGGCGCTGCTCGCCGACGTCACGCGCACGGTGGACCTCGAGCGCGCGGTCACGGTCGGCGCCGAGGTCGTCGCTGGGCGGGTGCACGGCCGGACGGTGGTCGACCTCCGCCGTTGA
- a CDS encoding 6-phosphofructokinase, which translates to MRIGILTSGGDCPGLNAVIRAIVLKGIAIHGHEFVGFRDGWRGVVDGDIVPLGRKDIQGIAKQGGTILGTSRTNPFEGPNGGVENITKTLERHGIDAIVAIGGEGTLAAAKRLTDAGLRIVGVPKTVDNDLGATDYTFGFDTAVAIATEAMDRLRTTGESHSRCMVAEVMGRHVGWIALHSGMAAGAHAILIPEQKTSMEQIATWVRAAYDRGRAPLVVVAEGFVPDHEDTAHTERGLDAFGRPRLGGIGERLAPLIEEMTGIETRATTLGHIQRGGTPTAYDRVLSTRLGLAAIDSVVEGRWGRMVALKGTEIVHVSFEDALGELKTVPQARFDEAAIMFG; encoded by the coding sequence GTGCGCATCGGCATCCTCACCTCCGGAGGCGACTGCCCCGGACTCAACGCGGTCATCCGCGCCATCGTGCTCAAGGGCATCGCGATCCACGGCCACGAGTTCGTCGGCTTCCGGGACGGCTGGCGCGGGGTGGTCGACGGGGACATCGTGCCCCTCGGCCGCAAGGACATCCAGGGCATCGCCAAGCAGGGCGGGACGATCCTCGGCACGAGCCGCACGAACCCCTTCGAGGGACCGAACGGCGGCGTCGAGAACATCACGAAGACCCTCGAGCGGCACGGCATCGACGCCATCGTCGCGATCGGCGGCGAGGGCACCCTGGCCGCCGCGAAGCGCCTCACCGACGCCGGCCTGCGGATCGTCGGCGTCCCGAAGACCGTCGACAACGACCTCGGCGCCACCGACTACACGTTCGGCTTCGACACCGCCGTCGCGATCGCGACCGAGGCGATGGACCGCCTCCGCACGACCGGGGAGTCGCACTCGCGGTGCATGGTCGCCGAGGTGATGGGCCGGCACGTCGGCTGGATCGCGCTGCACTCCGGCATGGCTGCGGGCGCGCACGCGATCCTCATCCCCGAGCAGAAGACGAGCATGGAGCAGATCGCGACGTGGGTGCGTGCCGCCTACGACCGCGGTCGCGCACCGCTCGTCGTGGTCGCCGAGGGCTTCGTCCCGGACCACGAGGACACCGCGCACACGGAGCGGGGGCTCGACGCGTTCGGGCGACCGCGGCTCGGCGGCATCGGCGAGCGGCTCGCTCCGCTGATCGAGGAGATGACCGGCATCGAGACGCGCGCGACGACGCTGGGGCACATCCAGCGGGGCGGCACCCCGACCGCCTACGACCGGGTGCTGTCGACACGGCTCGGGCTCGCGGCCATCGACTCGGTGGTCGAGGGGCGGTGGGGCCGGATGGTCGCACTCAAGGGGACCGAGATCGTGCACGTCTCGTTCGAGGACGCGCTGGGCGAGCTGAAGACCGTGCCGCAGGCCCGGTTCGACGAGGCCGCCATCATGTTCGGCTAG
- a CDS encoding DNA-3-methyladenine glycosylase, translated as MPSPVAPGPSDGPAAAVRVDTVYRPGGAVDVRATLRPLQRGSGDPAFRVVGSDTWLALRTPVGAASVLVRRAGSDAVAVSAWGDGAAWAVTHAPDLLGRGDDWSDLDVGAHAFLAEARHRQPGLRLLRTNTVVAMLVPAIMEQKVTSRQAWRAWRYLLRRFGEPAPGPAPAEMFVPPTPEQWARIPSWEWHRAGIEPGRSATVMRAVKVAPALERTLGLGRGGAVVAQRLQSVPGIGRWTAAETAQRAHGDPDAPSVGDYHVPALVGWALAGGPVDDDGMLELLEPWRGHRERVVRLIGGSGFRKPAFGPRMTIQDHRWH; from the coding sequence CTGCCGTCCCCCGTCGCCCCCGGCCCGTCCGACGGGCCCGCCGCGGCCGTGCGGGTCGACACGGTGTACCGGCCGGGAGGCGCGGTGGACGTCCGCGCGACCCTCCGGCCCCTGCAGCGCGGCTCCGGCGACCCCGCCTTCCGGGTGGTCGGGTCCGACACGTGGCTCGCGCTGCGCACGCCGGTCGGGGCGGCCTCGGTGCTCGTCCGCCGCGCGGGCAGCGACGCCGTCGCGGTGTCGGCGTGGGGCGACGGTGCCGCGTGGGCGGTGACCCACGCGCCGGACCTGCTCGGCCGCGGCGACGACTGGTCCGACCTCGACGTGGGCGCCCACGCCTTCCTGGCCGAGGCGCGGCACCGCCAACCGGGGCTGCGCCTGCTCCGGACGAACACCGTCGTGGCGATGCTCGTGCCGGCGATCATGGAGCAGAAGGTGACCTCGCGGCAGGCCTGGCGTGCGTGGCGGTACCTGCTGCGGCGCTTCGGTGAGCCGGCACCCGGTCCGGCACCCGCGGAGATGTTCGTCCCGCCGACCCCCGAGCAGTGGGCACGGATCCCGAGCTGGGAGTGGCACCGGGCCGGCATCGAGCCCGGCCGTTCGGCGACGGTGATGCGGGCGGTGAAGGTCGCGCCCGCACTCGAGCGGACGCTGGGGCTCGGTCGCGGCGGCGCGGTCGTCGCGCAGCGGCTCCAGTCGGTCCCCGGCATCGGGAGGTGGACCGCAGCGGAGACGGCGCAGCGCGCGCACGGCGACCCGGACGCGCCGAGCGTCGGGGACTACCACGTGCCCGCGCTCGTCGGGTGGGCGCTGGCGGGCGGTCCGGTGGACGACGACGGCATGCTCGAGCTGCTCGAGCCGTGGCGCGGGCACCGGGAGCGGGTCGTGCGCCTGATCGGGGGCTCGGGCTTCCGGAAGCCGGCGTTCGGGCCGCGCATGACGATCCAGGACCACCGCTGGCACTGA
- a CDS encoding zinc transporter permease → MSNPDTTPAAEAEEHRVAEHDVADHDHEQDGGEHETVEHGDHVDFVHDGHRHARHEDHYDEH, encoded by the coding sequence ATGTCGAACCCGGACACCACCCCCGCCGCCGAGGCCGAGGAGCACCGCGTCGCCGAGCACGACGTCGCCGACCACGACCACGAGCAGGACGGCGGCGAGCACGAGACCGTCGAGCACGGCGACCACGTCGACTTCGTGCACGACGGCCACCGGCACGCTCGCCACGAGGACCACTACGACGAGCACTGA
- a CDS encoding NAD(P)-dependent oxidoreductase — translation MHSLPTVVIAGCGDLGTETGLRFAAQGHPVVGLRRSADRVPAPLTGRAVDLRREVPTIPDDTGVVVVAFAAGSRDVDEYRATYVDGLRNVLDGIAASAADPRLLVVSSTAVYDVADGSVVTEATPARGGTPTAAVLVEAEALLRERAPGAVLVRLSGIYGPGRERLITQVREGAARLAPGTSPHTNRIHRDDAAAAIVHLASVPDPAPTYLGTDDEPSRLDDVLRFLAAELGLPEPTVGEGDARQAGGDKRLSNALLRSTGWEPRYPTFREGYRAVLAGEGVRHP, via the coding sequence GTGCACTCCCTCCCCACCGTCGTCATCGCCGGCTGCGGCGACCTCGGCACCGAGACCGGCCTGCGCTTCGCCGCGCAGGGTCACCCGGTCGTCGGCCTCCGCCGCAGCGCCGACCGCGTCCCCGCCCCGCTGACCGGCCGTGCGGTCGACCTCCGCCGCGAGGTCCCGACCATCCCGGACGACACCGGCGTGGTCGTCGTGGCCTTCGCCGCCGGGTCCCGCGACGTCGACGAGTACCGCGCGACCTACGTCGACGGGCTCCGCAACGTGCTCGACGGCATCGCCGCGTCGGCCGCCGACCCGCGCCTGCTCGTCGTGTCCTCCACGGCGGTGTACGACGTCGCCGACGGCAGCGTCGTGACCGAGGCGACCCCGGCGCGCGGTGGTACCCCGACGGCCGCCGTCCTCGTCGAGGCCGAGGCGCTCCTGCGCGAGCGCGCACCCGGTGCCGTGCTCGTCCGTCTGTCCGGCATCTACGGGCCCGGGCGGGAGCGGCTGATCACGCAGGTGCGCGAGGGGGCGGCACGGCTCGCGCCGGGCACGTCGCCGCACACGAACCGGATCCACCGGGACGACGCGGCCGCCGCGATCGTGCACCTGGCGTCCGTGCCGGATCCGGCGCCCACGTACCTCGGCACGGACGACGAACCGAGCCGCCTGGACGACGTCCTGCGGTTCCTCGCCGCCGAGCTCGGACTCCCGGAGCCGACGGTCGGCGAAGGCGACGCGCGACAGGCCGGCGGCGACAAGCGCCTGTCGAACGCGCTGCTGCGGTCGACCGGGTGGGAGCCCCGGTACCCGACCTTCCGCGAGGGCTACCGCGCGGTGCTGGCCGGCGAGGGCGTCCGGCACCCGTAG